The Starkeya sp. ORNL1 DNA window GCCGATTTCCTGAACGGCGAGCGATGGAGGCACGTCGCCGAATTCGTAGAGATCGAGAGCGGTAAGCGGGACGATCGACCTAAGCTCGCCGAAGCGCTCTCACTTTGTCGCCTCCACAACGCGGTGCTTGTCATCGCTAAGCTCGATAGGCTCTCGCGCGATGCGCACTTTCTCCTCGGCCTGCAGAAGGCGGGCGTCCGCTTTGTCGCGGCCGACATGCCTGAAGCGAACGAGATGATTGTTGGCATCATGGCGGTTGTCGCCCAAGCCGAGCGCAAGATGATATCGGCGCGGACCAAGGCGGCACTCGAAATAGCCCGCTCGCGTGGCGCCCAACTCGGCAACCCCGGCAATCTTTCACATCAGGATCATGGGCGGGAGCGAGGGCGCGCTCGACGCACGCAGATCGCTGAACATCGCGCCCTAGATCTTGCCCCGGTCATCGCCGATGCGCGGGCAGGTGGGGCGACGTCACTACGGGAGATTGCCGCGGTCCTCAATGCACGCGGCATTCCTACGGCGCGGGGAAGCACATGGAGCGCGGTTCAGGTGTCCCGTGTTCTCGCGCGTCTCTTTTAGTGACGGTATTCGGATGAACCCGTCGGGTAACGGAAGCGCAGGACAGTATTGCCACGGCCGGCGCGTTGACGACATTCCGTTGGACGTCTCAGAAGCGTACCCGCCAAATTGGCGGGTTCTCGAATTCGAGCGGGAGGTCTAATATCTGAATGCATTCAATGAGAATGCCGCTATTTGTACCGTTGTATGCCATCACATGGTCGGTCGCCAAATTTCCGATAGCATGTGACTCACTAGTTGCGGCGCGCGTCACTCCGGTGCAACCCGTTGCAATATGGAGCTAGGCCACGCCACCCGCGGCTGTTTTGCGGCGAGCGTCGACAATCGCTTCGGCTTGAATAACCAGCAACTCTATATCCTCGCGCTGCATTGCAACTGCTGCGCTCGCAAGTCTGTCACGAAGCTTATTGAGGGGTGAGACTTCACCAACCCCCGAGGAGGTGAAGGCAAAGACAGAGCAACTCCGCAAAGAGGAGGCCCAATGCGCGACAAGCGTCGATTGCTGGGGTAGCAAATGGCAGGCTCATGCCTCCAAGGATTGTAGTAGCTATATCGAGCGGCTTGCAAAAAATAACTTCGAATGGACCGATGGCTTCATGGAGTCCAAGTTGCCCCGCGCCATTTGGTTGGATTATCAACGCTCAACGTTGACCTACGTCGGGGACAGTATCAAACTCCAAAACGGCTTCGGCGCCTGGATTATTCACGTCTATGAGTGCGACGATGACCCCAATACGAAAACCGTGCTAGCGGTGCGAGCTCGTCCTGGTCGACTGTAGTGCCGCAGCTCTAAGTCGGCCTTGTCAGCAGGATTAAGAGCGTAGCAAAGTTGAACACGATTGAGAATGCAGTCATTCCTATCATCAGCGAAATC harbors:
- a CDS encoding recombinase family protein — its product is MSKFVSYLRVSTDRQGRSGLGLDAQRKAVADFLNGERWRHVAEFVEIESGKRDDRPKLAEALSLCRLHNAVLVIAKLDRLSRDAHFLLGLQKAGVRFVAADMPEANEMIVGIMAVVAQAERKMISARTKAALEIARSRGAQLGNPGNLSHQDHGRERGRARRTQIAEHRALDLAPVIADARAGGATSLREIAAVLNARGIPTARGSTWSAVQVSRVLARLF